The DNA window CGGGCAGTTTTTAGCTACAGTTATGAGGGCAGCATTCGTCATCTGCTGACAGAAGTACAGCAGCGAATTGAGCTTTGGACAGCCTGCAGATACTAGGACCAAACCTTCCTCAGTGACGGCAGCATTTCCAGCTCCAAAGGGATCAGATGGAAAAACCCTCAATTCCTGCAATTCTTTACATGTCAAAGCCACTACTCCTAGTCCCTTATCTCCAATACAATCCAGTATCTGCAACATTGATATTCATTATCAACATTCAATTAATTCAGATGGAATACCTACAACTGGATTGCAAGTAATTAAAGGGGCATACCCATAGACGCTGAAGTTTCCTGCAATGCTGAATCAGCTTCATCAGCTTATTACCATGAAGGCCTGGAGCATAACTCAAGTTCAAGAAGGTCAGGTTTCCACAAATGGGATAAATAGCCGACATGCAATGAGGAGCAACCTCCAAAAACCCTGATAAACTCCTGATTGATTTGCACCTTTGAATGGCAATTTTCAATTTGTTATAGACCTCAGAGAATGGATCATGTACATAAGACCCGATGCCCAAGTCCACCAGTTGAGGAGCTCGCATCAATAGTTTCTGGAGGGTATCAAGCGGGACCGCACGGTTTAGTCGTAAACTCTTGAGGTTGGGAGATCTTGACACGAGTCTTTCAAGAGCTCCTAAGTTCACTTCTCCTCTAAGGCAGGCAAAGTTCAGGGAAATCAGAGAGGTACAGCTTTCAGGAAAGCAACTAAGCCAATGACCTCTATGATCATCAACTTCATTTTCTTGTAAATCCAGCTCCCTAAGAAACCTAGAATCAAACATTACCAAAGTAAGGGAAGGAGAATGAACTAAAAAGTTCCAGCACTAAATGCTTCCCGATCAAAATAACATACTCCACAAAGACCAAAAGAAAATCAGAATTTCAGTAAAACATATAGCAAACACAAATCCACCTATTGAATGGATTGGTGAGTGGtttaaacaaatcaaaagcaGATATATTCAATGAACCATCAACATAGAAAGCTGTATCATAAATAACCAATATACACTTTCAGCCATAAACATTCATGAGCACTTGCAACTTGCAAGTTGCAATAGAAAACTAGCATAAGAAGAAGTTAAAATAGGGTAAAGCAAAAcccaaacagaaacatcatcgaaCATCTTACCTACAATTGGCAGCAATAGCGGCAAGACCATCAGTAGTGAAGCCTTCACAGCTGACAAGGACCAAAGACTTAAAATTCACAAATGATTTGGAAAGCAGCTCGAGGCTCTCATCAGACACTACCATCCTCTTAAGCCTAAGCTCTTCCAATCCGATTCGGCTCTTAGCCAAGGCTTTGATCCAAGGATAAACGAAACCTCCCCAATCATGTGGCACCAAATTGAAGTCGGCGAAATGCGGCTTCCCTTTCAAAGTCAGCGACTTCAAGCCAGGGAATCTGGCGATCAACCTCTCTGGGCTGATGGAATAACAGTTCCCAATGAAAACCCTTTGCCTGCTACATCTTTCGATTTTGTACCACGATTTGCAAACTAAAGACACTGAGTTACGGTCTTTGTGAGATGTGATGAAATCAAACACGTGCTCTAAAACTTCATCTGGGAAATAATTCatcttttattgttttactaCTTTCCCCCGCCAGAACATACAcagttttactttctttttttgttttcctttctccCGAGAAAACCAGggaaaagaggaagaaaaaaaaggggaaaaatttGAAGAATTCCCTACATGAAAAGGCAGAGATCTTGATGAAATCCACAAGAATTGACCAGATCTGAAGATTTTACCTAAGACTCATAGtggaaatttaaaatatatatatttataaaaaagctTTTTCTTTAAAAACTCACATCCCTTTCAAGAACCGAAGTGAAAGAGAGTGAAAAGGAACTCGAATTCTCTcgagaaaaaataaaagagattttttttctgtagtgaaaatgaagagaaaatagATTCTTTCCCACGATCATCTTCAAAAATCAAAGAACTATAATTACATTACAGTttaaaaaggagaagaaaaaaaaaggcaaatacccaaaaaaatccataaaatttacatAGATCTGAAGAATCTTTAACAACTATAAGTGGAAAACTGTTAGCTGAATCGAAATCTAATAATAACAACAAgcaagaaagagagagagagaaaaataaaatgaataaaagagattttttttctttttctttttttaatttttctaccAAAACCAGTTGGAAAACGTTGAACTCAGCCAGAAGCCGAAGTTGAAGGAGAGCTAAACTGAAGTAACCATGGTTAGTAAAGTTATATTTTTTCTCTAAACCATGGTTAAGGTTGTTCATGATCTAGCGGTTGCTATCGTTTCGATGGCATAATTAAGAGAATCGCGACCGTCCAATAGTGTAGCATGCATGTGTCCTTATCTCCGGTTTCGGGTCTTACAAAAGGGATCAGTAAAGCAAAGGTTGTCAGAAAAGTAAAGAACCCTGCTTTTTAAAACAATAACGAGAATGCCATTCCAATAAAATTTTGAAGGCACGAATGAGAAACAGACTGACGCTCACATGCTCTGGTAAGGTTTCAAGCGAAGTTGAAGTTTACTAGTATCGGTTTAAGGTTTGAATGTTGTGagtagaaaattttttattaaataattataaaatttgtaattttgtttttgtatttttagaaaattttgattcaTTAACTAAACGAACTATAAATAAGATTAGGCAAAGAAATCGGAAAAAATCAAAAACcgatttgattcaaaaaaatttttacAAGCTAAAAAagttctataatttttttaaataaatagaagtcataattatctaaattaattataattttatttttttaattttttataaaattagaggataaaaaaattattttatctaaatAGTACgaatgaaaattaattttaaattatttcaatttattagattaattactgagtttaataattgtttttttcctaataacataaattataaataaaacaaaagggcaTTATcccttaaacaattttttttaagtattccTATTATAAATATTGTATAATCATAATGCAATACAAATACAATATATATGTGACCAATTAATATATATGAACATaccaatataaaacataaataaaacttaCTATTACATCCTCCATGTGACTTATTTTAAAGTTGTCCATGGGTCGGCCACTCAATTAGGTTCGAAGGTTCGCTCAAAAAATAGGAAGATTTAGACAAAAAtataggcttggacaaaaaacaAGGTCTATTTTCTAAACGGGCTATGTTTCGAGTAAGTTTTTTCTGTCCGATCCCGTTTTGGATACGTgtctttttaaaatttgtttgtaAACATTTGCTTGtttttaaggtattttcaatttgttgagaaagatttatttaatgtttttaatgtatttgatatattatattttttaaaattttgttttatatgataaaataatcttttaaaaaatttaacacgGGTCGAGCCCGAATTTAGCATCTATAATTTAAACcgaatttggataaaattttaagctcattttttAGATTAAGTCCAAACCTATCAAtctaacctaaaattttattgagaCCCGACCCATGAATAACTCTAACTTATTCAAAtgctatatgtatatatgtatgtatgaagtatcttataaaaatgatttaagcaAACACatgtttactctttttttttcatggTTTAGTTGGGGTTTTATCCAATCATTTATCACTTTGACTAAATGCCATACGCTCAATTATCTACTCTCTGCTTTTGTTTTTCTCTCGTTTATTTCCTCCAATATCCTCACGGTCATACACTCATAGGAAGAGATTGAAGCAGGCCTAAGTCAAAAACATGCAAAAAAAGGAACTTTGTGTAATCCCTATCTTTTGTGCAATTGCATATTAGGTCCCCCCCCTTTCCCTCCATTCACAAGTGACTGACAACACACCACCAAACACAAAATatcatttcaaaatcattctcattTCTGAAAAAATTACGTATTGTCTGATATTTTGTGTTGCGAGTTTGAGAGTATGTAAAATCAAAACTTGAAGGTTGTCCCAAGTCCttaagtacttcaaggattcTAATATTTCCCATCTTAGGTTGACATTGCAAAGAAAATTTGGTCAGTTTCTACTTTCTATCATATAATAAgatcaaatatattatatttcGATATAAATCGAGAGTTTTTCACGTTAAAATGGACTCGAAATTAATCTTTATTTGACTGAAAACGTTTAAGATAAAGTCTTCTCAATTTCTTAAAAGATacccttttcaaaattcaaacttaTGTTTCTACTCTTAGGGACAAAGATTGCTTGtctctataaattttttttataaatttatcatttaatcccttaaatttttataaaattatacgtTAATCTAATGATAAATTTATACTTTAACCTTCTAATAATTTATGATTCACATCCCTAATCGAATTGAGTCAATTATCATCTCAACTAGTAATTGGCGAGAATCCATTACTTGAACGAAACTAGATCTTGTGGAATCATATTGAATATTTGACGATACATTCCGTACCTTGCTAAAAAATCGATCCCTGTTTACCAACCATACATTGTCTAACCAAATCCAATTCTCTCTCGATATGTTCCTCAAAAAATCCGATTCGTGTGGATTCTTCCCCCAACTAACGAAAAGATCTTGGCGGAATTGCCACATATGAAATTGAGCACAATTTTGCAAAGAAATAGCCCACTTGCCTCTCGAGAAGAGATGGGAAACATGCTCAATATCATTTGATTGAATAGTTGACCCAGCTCCTTGTTGTTTGAAGAAACCCTCCACTTCAATTGGTATTTTTTCATGAAAAGCAAACATGAGATAACAAATCCAATCTTTCACTAAGATTTCGAATAGCTGTCCCGAGTTTAAGTTGATTATGTTTCGCCTCTTACTCGGAGAAAGACGATCAAACAATTCCCAATCATGGTCCTTGCGGATCGAACCATCCATATAATATACAAAAAGAAACTCCAGATATTTGATATCTTTCTCTTTGAATGAGATCTCAATTCCAGCGACGGTTTCATTAGATATCTTACAACTAGAATCCCTCTTTTTTTCGATCCAGTTCCTCCACCACCTCAAACCCCGGTTAGATTCAGGCATGATACACTTTTTAGTTATTGGGAGAACCCAAGTACTCTCTTTCGGATCCAGGAAATAGCTCTCAGAGatcttttttccttttggaaGATACAAGAGCGAAACATCAACCTATTGATATTGGAAGACCCAAAAGATTCTTCCAATGTATCATTTCTGGGTCCAATGGAATTCATAAGTATAGGAAGAAGCCCTGTCAAATAGAGATTTTTTCTTTCGACCATGTTTTGATTGTTAATACGATATATAAGGACCGCTACTACAAATAGTACTACACCCTTGATCGTGAAATATCGATTGCTTGTTGAACCCTGTGAATTGCGTGAAAGTAGGATACTCCAAATTCGGGGGTCCAAGAGTTTTATAAAACGTTCTTGGTGGAAAAAAATGTGAATGAAAGATCCCACTGAATTGAATTGGGTCCATGAATCTAAGAAATAGTGAGAATTCTTGATCTCTCTCAATATCTCTCTCAATTCGAAAATCCAGGATTTGAATTGATGTCCTTTCATTGATTCCTCCTAAATTGCATTGATTTATCCTAAAGATTTCATTTCAATTGGAATTTGGTTATTCACCATGTACGAGGATCCCCGCTAAGCATCCATGGCTGAATGGTTAAAGCGCCCAACTCATAATTGGCGAATTCGTAGGTTCAATTCCTACTGGATGCACGCCAATGGGACCCTCCAATAAGTCTATTGGAATTGGCTCTGTATCAATGGAATCTCATCATCTATACATAACGAATTGGTGTGGTATATTCATATCATAACATATGAACAGTAAGAACTAGCATTCTTATTGAGACTCGAACTCATAGGGAATAAAATAGATTTATGGATGGAATTAAATATGTAGTAGTTACAGACAAAAGTATTCGGTTATTGGTGAAAAATCAATATACTTCTAATGTCGAATCAGGATTAACTAGGACAGAAATAAAGCATTGGGTCGAACTCTTCTTTGGTGTCAAGGTAATAGCTATGAATAGTCATCGACTCCCCGGAAAGGGTAGAAGAATGGGACCTATTATGGGACATACAATGCATTACAGGCGTATGATCATTACGCTTCAACCGGGTTATTCTATTCCACCTCTTAGAACGAAAAAACTTAAATCAAAATACTTAATAGCATGTCGATACATTTATACAAAACTTCTACCCCGGGCACACGCAATGGAGCCGTAGACAGTCAAGTGAAATCCAATCCACGAAATAATTTGATCTATGGACAGCATCGTTGTGGTAAAGGTCGTAATGCCAGAGGAATCATTACCGAAAGGCATAGAGGGGGAGGTCATAAGCGTCTATACCGTAAAATTGATTTTCGACGAAATGAAAAAGACATATATGGTAGAATCGTAACCATAGAATACGACCCTAATCGAAATGCATACATTTGTCTCATACACTATGGGGATGGTGAGAAGAGATATATTTTACATCCCAGAGGGGCTATAATTGGAGATACCATTGTTTCTGGTACAGAAGTTCCTATAAAAATGGGAAATGCCCTACCTTTGAGTGCGGTTTGAACTATTGATTTACGTAATTGGAAGGAACCAATTAGGTTTACGACGAAACCTAAAAATTGATCACTGATCCAATTTGAGTACCTCTACAGGATAAACCTCAACAGAAAACTGAAGAGTAACGGCAGCAAGTGATTGAGTTCAGTAGTTCCTCATATAAAATTATTGACTCTAGATATAGTAATATGGAGAAGACAAAATTGTTTCAAGCACCGACAGAACCAGAAGCGCCCCTTGTTTCAAAGAGAGGAGGACTGGTTATTCACATTTCATTTGATGGTCAGAGGCGAATTGAAAGCTAAGCAGTGGTAATTCGAAAGATTCCCCGGGGGAAAAATAGAGATGTCTCCTACGTTACCCATAATATGTGGAAGTATCGACGTAATTTCATAGAGTCATTCGGTCTGAATGCTACATGAAGAACATAAGCCAGATGACGGAACGGGAAGATCTAGGATGTAGAAGATCATAACATGAGTGGTTCGACAGATTTGGATTCCTATATATCCACTCATGTGGTACTTcattatacaatatatataagAATTATACGATAAGAATTATACGAATCCATCTGTATAGATATCATCATCTACATCCAGAAAGCCGTATGCTTTGGAAGAAGCTTGTACAGTTTGGGAAGGGGTTTTGATTGATCGATCAAAAAGAAGAATCTACTTCAACCGATATGCCCTTAGGCACGgccatacataacatagaaatcACACTTGGAAGGGGTGGACAATTAGCTAGAGCAGCGGGTGCTGTTGCGAAACTGATTGCAAAGGAGGGGAAATCGGCCACATTAAAATTACCTTCTGGGGAGGTCCGTTTGATATCCAAAAACTGCTCAGCAACAGTCGGACATGTGGGGAATGTTGGGGTGAACCAGAAAAGTTTGGGTAGAGCCGGATCTAAATGTTGGCTAGGTAAGCGTCCTGTAGTAAGAGGAGTAGTTATGAACCCTGTAGACCATCCCCATGGGGGTGGTAAGGGAGGGCTCCAATTGGTAGAAAAAAAACCCGCAACCCCTTGAGGTTATCCTGCACTTGGAAGAAGAAGTagaaaaaggaataaatataGTGATAATTTGATTCTTCATCGACGGAGTAAATAGGAGAGATTATTTCTTTCTTCgtctttacaaaaacaaaaaaatatattttaaagtaaaaaaatggcGCGTtcactaaaaaaaatcattttgtagcAAATCAtctattaaaaaaaatcgaaaggcttaatacaaaagcggaaaaagaaataataataacttgGTCCAGAGCATCTACCATTATACCCACAATGATCGGCCATACTATCGCTATCCATAATGGAAAAGAACATTTGCCCATTTATATAACGGATCGTATGGTAGGACATAAATTGGGAGAATTCGCACTTACTATAAATTTTCGCGGACACacaaaaaatgataataaatctcgtcgttaatattattataatttattataataaaaaaatagagattaatTAATGAATTCATTAGTGAGAGGTAAACTTTATGATAAAGATAAAGAAACACAGGAGGAACCCATATACAACTTCAGACGAAGTATACGCTTTAGGTCAACATATTATGTCTGCTCACAAAGCACGAAGAATAATTGATCAGATTCGTG is part of the Gossypium hirsutum isolate 1008001.06 chromosome D11, Gossypium_hirsutum_v2.1, whole genome shotgun sequence genome and encodes:
- the LOC107911740 gene encoding protein AUXIN SIGNALING F-BOX 2, with the translated sequence MNYFPDEVLEHVFDFITSHKDRNSVSLVCKSWYKIERCSRQRVFIGNCYSISPERLIARFPGLKSLTLKGKPHFADFNLVPHDWGGFVYPWIKALAKSRIGLEELRLKRMVVSDESLELLSKSFVNFKSLVLVSCEGFTTDGLAAIAANCRFLRELDLQENEVDDHRGHWLSCFPESCTSLISLNFACLRGEVNLGALERLVSRSPNLKSLRLNRAVPLDTLQKLLMRAPQLVDLGIGSYVHDPFSEVYNKLKIAIQRCKSIRSLSGFLEVAPHCMSAIYPICGNLTFLNLSYAPGLHGNKLMKLIQHCRKLQRLWILDCIGDKGLGVVALTCKELQELRVFPSDPFGAGNAAVTEEGLVLVSAGCPKLNSLLYFCQQMTNAALITVAKNCPNFIRFRLCILDPIKPDPVTNQPLDEGFGAIVQSCKGLKRLSLSGLLTDQVFLYIGMYAEQLEMLSIAFAADSDKGMLYVLNGCKKLRKLEIRDCPFGDAALLEDVGKYETMRSLWMSSCEVTLGGCKSVAEKMPSLNVEIIDECEQMEFNLVDKQKVDKMYLYRTLVGHRKDAPEYVLIL